The Acipenser ruthenus chromosome 37, fAciRut3.2 maternal haplotype, whole genome shotgun sequence genome has a window encoding:
- the LOC117397701 gene encoding annexin A4, translating to MAAIGSRGTVTEFRGFNADEDAQKLRKGMKGVGTDESAIIEILSKRTIAQRQLIKQAFKKAVGKDLLDELKGELTGNFEKVVVGLLMPSPVYSAYELRNAIKGAGTDEGCLIDILASQNNQEMRAIIAAYKNEYGRNLEDDVCSDTSGMFQRVLVSLLTANRDESDSVDQAQAVQDAKDMFEAGEARWGTDEVKFLTVLCIRNRKHLLRVFEEYQKISNRDIEESIKREMSGNLEDAFLAIVKCLRNKPAFFAERLYKSMKGLGTTDSILIRVMVSRCEIDMLDVKAQFQKIYGKTLYSFIKGDCSGDYRNILLQLCGSDS from the exons ATGGCAGCG aTCGGGTCACGTGGCACAGTCACAGAGTTCCGAGGATTCAATGCAGATGAGGACGCCCAGAAACTGCGCAAGGGCATGAAGGGAGTGG GCACGGACGAATCAGCTATCATCGAGATCCTGTCTAAAAGAACCATCGCCCAAAGACAACTAATCAAACAAGCTTTCAAGAAGGCTGTTGGAAAG gatCTGCTGGATGAACTCAAAGGAGAGCTGACTGGGAATTTCGAGAAGGTGGTTGTGGGTTTGCTCATGCCCTCGCCAGTGTACAGTGCCTATGAGCTGAGGAACGCCATCAAG GGCGCTGGCACAGACGAGGGCTGTCTGATCGACATCCTGGCTTCCCAAAACAACCAGGAAATGAGGGCGATCATTGCTGCCTACAAGAATG AGTACGGGAGGAACCTGGAGGACGACGTATGCTCCGACACGTCCGGAATGTTCCAGAGAGTTCTGGTGTCTCTCCTCACG GCTAATCGTGATGAGAGCGACAGCGTGGACCAAGCGCAGGCTGTTCAGGACGCCAAG GACATGTTCGAGGCTGGCGAGGCACGCTGGGGCACCGACGAGGTCAAGTTCCTGACCGTGCTCTGCATTAGGAACAGGAAGCATCTGCTCAGGG TCTTCGAGGAATATCAGAAGATCTCGAACCGCGACATCGAGGAGAGCATCAAGAGAGAGATGTCTGGAAATCTGGAGGATGCCTTCCTCGCCATCG TGAAGTGCTTGAGAAACAAGCCTGCGTTTTTCGCTGAGCGGCTTTACAAATCCATGaag GGCCTGGGCACCACAGACAGTATTCTGATCCGGGTGATGGTGTCGCGCTGTGAGATCGACATGCTGGATGTCAAGGCTCAGTTCCAGAAGATTTATGGCAAGACCCTGTACTCCTTCATCAAG GGAGACTGCTCTGGCGATTACCGGAACATTCTGCTGCAGCTGTGCGGCTCCGACAGTTAG